Proteins from one Panicum virgatum strain AP13 chromosome 7K, P.virgatum_v5, whole genome shotgun sequence genomic window:
- the LOC120642785 gene encoding N-acylphosphatidylethanolamine synthase-like isoform X2: MEASADAGAAAAVAAARTLRWAGRAGHLGGFPRAAVFAAVGTFAKAYASLLNTTTVHNADALLRLVSARPPGTPLLSVSNHMSTVDDPLMWGFKGFPTSDAKLGRWVLTAEDICFWNIVMSYVFRLGKCVSITRGGGIYQEHMNEALDVLVNGGWLHSFPEGKIAQDDQPIRRLKWGTASLIVRAPVTPIVLPIVHSGFEKGSHS, translated from the exons aTGGAGGCGTCCGCggacgcgggggcggcggcggccgtcgccgccgcgcgaaCGCTGCGGTGGGCGGGCCGCGCGGGGCACCTGGGCGGCTTCCCCCGCGCTGCGGTGTTCGCCGCCGTGGGCACGTTCGCCAAGGCCTACGCCTCGCTGCTCAACACCACCACCGTCCACAACGCCGACGCGCTGCTCCGCCTCGTCTCGGCGCGGCCCCCCGGGACGCCGCTCCTCTCCGTCAGCAACCACATGTCCAC GGTAGATGATCCGCTTATGTGGGGATTCAAGGGTTTTCCAACATCAGATGCAAAGCTTGGAAGGTGGGTGCTGACAGCAGAGGATATATGCTTCTGGAATATAGTCATGTCTTACGTGTTTCGACTTG GGAAATGCGTATCAATCACACGAGGGGGTGGAATCTATCAAGAACACATGAATGAAGCTCTTGACGTGCTTGTCAATGGAGGCTGG TTGCATTCATTCCCTGAAGGAAAAATTGCCCAAGATGATCAGCCAATTAGAAGATTGAAGTGGGGAACTGCCAGTCTTATTGTCCGAGCACCAGTAACTCCAATAGTTTTACCGATTGTTCACTCTGGTTTTGAAAAG GGTTCTCATTCATGA
- the LOC120642783 gene encoding flavanone 3-dioxygenase 3-like: protein MSDSSRTVPPELLPSEDLHPLPMPVINLGHLSLDSATRYRVVDDVAKACRDLGYFQVINHGISQSVMDCALEAASDFFKLPNETKEKFASEDLRRPVRYDTSSKDSISMSRAFLKHYAHPLSEWIQYWPQQPPIYRKYMGKYASEVRMVALQLMEAIVEGLGLGKEYLNEKFHEGSQLLSVNCYAKASQSATTIGLAPHSDYGFLTILLTSCGGLEVVDPSSNIWTRVQQLPHALHVQIGDHMEVLSNGRMKTVVHRALLNPEEARISIASIHGFALHEKVTCAKELVDEENPPKYKESSFSDFLDHLTANMDNKHRNFLESLRM, encoded by the exons ATGTCTGACTCGTCAAGGACCGTCCCTCCGGAGCTGCTCCCGTCGGAGGACCTGCATCCGCTGCCAATGCCGGTGATCAACCTCGGCCACCTCAGCCTGGATTCCGCAACCCGATACCGTGTGGTTGATGATGTTGCCAAAGCATGCCGTGATCTAGGGTACTTCCAG GTTATAAACCATGGGATCAGTCAATCTGTCATGGATTGTGCTCTTGAAGCAGCTTCAGATTTCTTCAAACTACCAAATGAGACAAAGGAAAAGTTTGCATCGGAGGACCTTCGACGACCTGTTAGATATGATACAAGCTCAAAAGATAGCATTAGCATGTCCAGGGCATTCCTAAAGCATTATGCCCATCCACTCAGCGAATGGATTCAATATTGGCCACAACAACCACCAATCTACAG GAAATACATGGGAAAGTATGCTTCTGAAGTAAGGATGGTGGCTTTGCAACTGATGGAAGCAATAGTAGAAGGCCTAGGATTGGGCAAGGAATACCTGAATGAGAAATTTCATGAAGGCTCCCAACTATTGTCAGTGAACTGCTACGCTAAAGCATCACAAAGTGCCACGACTATAGGGCTGGCTCCACATTCTGATTATGGATTTCTTACCATCTTGCTCACAAGTTGTGGGGGCCTTGAAGTTGTTGACCCCAGCAGCAACATCTGGACAAGGGTTCAGCAACTTCCACACGCTTTGCATGTTCAGATTGGTGACCACATGGAAGTCCTGAGCAATGGCAGAATGAAAACAGTTGTGCATCGTGCCCTTCTGAATCCTGAAGAAGCAAGGATTTCTATAGCTAGCATTCATGGTTTTGCACTACATGAGAAGGTCACCTGTGCCAAGGAGCTAGTGGACGAAGAAAATCCACCAAAGTACAAAGAGAGCAGCTTCAGTGACTTCCTTGACCATCTCACAGCTAATATGGACAACAAGCACAGGAACTTTCTCGAAAGCCTTCGAATGTAA
- the LOC120642784 gene encoding N-acylphosphatidylethanolamine synthase-like — protein sequence MEASADAGAAAAAAAAARTLRWAGRAGHLGGFPRAAVFAAVGAFAKAYASLLNTTTVHNADALLRLVSARPPGTPLLSVSNHMSTVDDPLMWGFKGFPTSDAKLGRWVLTAEDICFRNIVMSYVFRLGKCVPITRGGGIYQEHMNEALDVLVNGGWLHSFPEGKIAQVDQPIRRLKWGTASLIVRAPVTPIVLPIVHSGFEKVMPENLFFGRRPPVPLWGKKIDIIVGEPIEFDMASLKQEAAMVPHDPSSVRKGWPTISPGGLDEAAQRWLYQKMSDKIQSVMERLRKRLLNLKQH from the exons ATGGAGGCGTCCGCGGACGCgggggcggccgccgccgccgccgccgccgcgcgaacGCTGCGGTGGGCGGGCCGTGCGGGCCACTTGGGCGGCTTCCCCCGCGCTGCGGTGTTCGCCGCGGTGGGCGCGTTCGCCAAGGCCTACGCTTCGCTGCTCAACACCACCACCGTCCACAACGCCGACGCGCTGCTCCGCCTCGTCTCGGCGCGGCCCCCCGGGACGCCGCTCCTCTCCGTCAGCAACCACATGTCCAC GGTAGATGATCCGCTTATGTGGGGATTCAAGGGTTTTCCAACTTCAGATGCAAAGCTTGGAAGGTGGGTGCTGACAGCAGAAGATATATGCTTCAGGAATATAGTCATGTCTTACGTGTTTCGACTTG GGAAATGCGTACCAATCACACGAGGGGGTGGAATCTATCAAGAACACATGAATGAAGCTCTTGACGTGCTTGTTAATGGAGGCTGG TTGCATTCATTCCCTGAAGGAAAAATTGCCCAAGTTGATCAGCCAATTAGAAGATTGAAGTGGGGAACTGCCAGTCTTATTGTCCGAGCACCAGTAACTCCAATAGTTTTACCGATTGTTCACTCTGGTTTTGAAAAG GTCATGCCAGAGAATTTGTTCTTTGGACGGCGACCACCAGTGCCACTCTGGGGCAAGAAGATAGATATCATCGTTGGAGAGCCAATAGAGTTTGACATGGCAAGCTTGAAGCAAGAGGCAGCAATGGTACCCCACGATCCATCATCTGTAAGGAAGGGGTGGCCGACCATTTCACCAGGTGGGCTAGACGAGGCTGCACAGAGATGGCTTTACCAGAAGATGTCAGATAAGATCCAGTCTGTGATGGAGAGATTGCGGAAAAGACTTCTGAATCTGAAGCAGCACTGA
- the LOC120642785 gene encoding N-acylphosphatidylethanolamine synthase-like isoform X4 — MEASADAGAAAAVAAARTLRWAGRAGHLGGFPRAAVFAAVGTFAKAYASLLNTTTVHNADALLRLVSARPPGTPLLSVSNHMSTVDDPLMWGFKGFPTSDAKLGRWVLTAEDICFWNIVMSYVFRLGKCVSITRGGGIYQEHMNEALDVLVNGGWGSHS, encoded by the exons aTGGAGGCGTCCGCggacgcgggggcggcggcggccgtcgccgccgcgcgaaCGCTGCGGTGGGCGGGCCGCGCGGGGCACCTGGGCGGCTTCCCCCGCGCTGCGGTGTTCGCCGCCGTGGGCACGTTCGCCAAGGCCTACGCCTCGCTGCTCAACACCACCACCGTCCACAACGCCGACGCGCTGCTCCGCCTCGTCTCGGCGCGGCCCCCCGGGACGCCGCTCCTCTCCGTCAGCAACCACATGTCCAC GGTAGATGATCCGCTTATGTGGGGATTCAAGGGTTTTCCAACATCAGATGCAAAGCTTGGAAGGTGGGTGCTGACAGCAGAGGATATATGCTTCTGGAATATAGTCATGTCTTACGTGTTTCGACTTG GGAAATGCGTATCAATCACACGAGGGGGTGGAATCTATCAAGAACACATGAATGAAGCTCTTGACGTGCTTGTCAATGGAGGCTGG GGTTCTCATTCATGA
- the LOC120642785 gene encoding N-acylphosphatidylethanolamine synthase-like isoform X1 produces the protein MEASADAGAAAAVAAARTLRWAGRAGHLGGFPRAAVFAAVGTFAKAYASLLNTTTVHNADALLRLVSARPPGTPLLSVSNHMSTVDDPLMWGFKGFPTSDAKLGRWVLTAEDICFWNIVMSYVFRLGKCVSITRGGGIYQEHMNEALDVLVNGGWLHSFPEGKIAQDDQPIRRLKWGTASLIVRAPVTPIVLPIVHSGFEKIMEPRCHPFSL, from the exons aTGGAGGCGTCCGCggacgcgggggcggcggcggccgtcgccgccgcgcgaaCGCTGCGGTGGGCGGGCCGCGCGGGGCACCTGGGCGGCTTCCCCCGCGCTGCGGTGTTCGCCGCCGTGGGCACGTTCGCCAAGGCCTACGCCTCGCTGCTCAACACCACCACCGTCCACAACGCCGACGCGCTGCTCCGCCTCGTCTCGGCGCGGCCCCCCGGGACGCCGCTCCTCTCCGTCAGCAACCACATGTCCAC GGTAGATGATCCGCTTATGTGGGGATTCAAGGGTTTTCCAACATCAGATGCAAAGCTTGGAAGGTGGGTGCTGACAGCAGAGGATATATGCTTCTGGAATATAGTCATGTCTTACGTGTTTCGACTTG GGAAATGCGTATCAATCACACGAGGGGGTGGAATCTATCAAGAACACATGAATGAAGCTCTTGACGTGCTTGTCAATGGAGGCTGG TTGCATTCATTCCCTGAAGGAAAAATTGCCCAAGATGATCAGCCAATTAGAAGATTGAAGTGGGGAACTGCCAGTCTTATTGTCCGAGCACCAGTAACTCCAATAGTTTTACCGATTGTTCACTCTGGTTTTGAAAAGATAATGGAACCAAGATGCCATCCTTTTAGCTTATAG
- the LOC120642782 gene encoding flavanone 3-dioxygenase 3-like isoform X1 has protein sequence MQRPAVVGAAGKREGGAAAGRRAVQRPTAGGLCSGRREGCAAVGELGTKRVAEEDGAANMSDSSRTIPPELLPSEDLHPLPMPVINLGHLSLDSATRYRVVDDVAKACRDLGYFQVINHGISQSVMDCALEAASDFFKLPSETKEKFASEDLRRPVRYDTSSKDSISMPRAFLKHYAHPLSEWIQYWPQQPPIYRKYMGKYASEVRMVALQLVEAIVEGLGLGKEYLNEKFHEGSQVLSVNCYAKASQSATTIGLAPHSDHGFLTILLTSCGGLEVVDPSSNIWKRVQQLPHALHVHIGDHMEVLSNGRMKTVVHRALLNPEEARISIASIHGFALHEKVTCAKELVDEENPPKYKESSFSDFLDHLTANMDNKHRNFLESLRMVTGAMVFEKADRAMVHLHMLKSKVSV, from the exons ATGCAGCGGCCGGCGGTAGTAGGAGCGGCCGGCAAGCGGgagggcggtgcggcggccggcaggaGGGCGGTGCAGCGGCCGACAGCGGGAGGGCTGTGCAGCGGCCGGCGCGAGGGCTGTGCGGCAGTCGGTGAGCTCGGCACCAAGCGGGTGGCCGAGGAAGATGGTGCAG CCAACATGTCTGACTCGTCAAGGACCATCCCTCCGGAGCTGCTCCCGTCGGAGGACCTGCATCCGCTGCCAATGCCGGTGATCAACCTCGGCCACCTCAGCCTGGATTCCGCAACCCGATACCGTGTGGTTGATGATGTTGCCAAAGCATGCCGTGATCTAGGGTACTTCCAG GTTATAAACCATGGGATCAGTCAATCTGTCATGGATTGTGCTCTTGAAGCAGCTTCAGATTTCTTCAAACTACCAAGTGAGACAAAGGAAAAGTTTGCATCGGAGGACCTTCGACGACCTGTTAGATATGATACAAGCTCAAAAGATAGCATTAGCATGCCCAGGGCATTCCTAAAGCATTATGCCCATCCACTCAGCGAATGGATTCAATATTGGCCACAGCAACCACCAATCTACAG GAAATACATGGGAAAGTATGCTTCTGAAGTAAGGATGGTGGCTTTGCAACTGGTGGAAGCAATAGTAGAAGGCCTAGGATTGGGCAAGGAATACCTGAATGAGAAATTTCATGAAGGCTCCCAAGTATTGTCAGTGAACTGCTATGCTAAAGCATCACAAAGTGCCACGACTATAGGGCTGGCTCCACATTCTGATCATGGATTTCTTACCATCTTGCTCACAAGTTGTGGGGGCCTTGAAGTTGTTGACCCCAGCAGCAACATCTGGAAAAGGGTTCAGCAACTTCCACACGCTTTGCATGTTCACATTGGTGACCACATGGAAGTTCTGAGCAATGGCAGAATGAAAACAGTTGTGCATCGTGCCCTTCTGAATCCTGAAGAAGCAAGGATTTCTATAGCTAGCATTCATGGTTTTGCACTGCATGAGAAGGTCACCTGTGCCAAGGAGCTAGTGGATGAAGAAAATCCCCCAAAGTACAAAGAGAGCAGCTTCAGCGACTTCCTGGACCATCTCACAGCTAATATGGACAACAAGCACAGGAACTTTCTCGAAAGCCTTCGAAT GGTAACTGGTGCTATGGTATTTGAGAAGGCAGATCGAGCTATGGTTCATCTTCACATGTTGAAATCTAAAGTGTCCGTGTAA
- the LOC120642785 gene encoding N-acylphosphatidylethanolamine synthase-like isoform X3: MEASADAGAAAAVAAARTLRWAGRAGHLGGFPRAAVFAAVGTFAKAYASLLNTTTVHNADALLRLVSARPPGTPLLSVSNHMSTVDDPLMWGFKGFPTSDAKLGRWVLTAEDICFWNIVMSYVFRLGKCVSITRGGGIYQEHMNEALDVLVNGGWEKLPKMISQLED; this comes from the exons aTGGAGGCGTCCGCggacgcgggggcggcggcggccgtcgccgccgcgcgaaCGCTGCGGTGGGCGGGCCGCGCGGGGCACCTGGGCGGCTTCCCCCGCGCTGCGGTGTTCGCCGCCGTGGGCACGTTCGCCAAGGCCTACGCCTCGCTGCTCAACACCACCACCGTCCACAACGCCGACGCGCTGCTCCGCCTCGTCTCGGCGCGGCCCCCCGGGACGCCGCTCCTCTCCGTCAGCAACCACATGTCCAC GGTAGATGATCCGCTTATGTGGGGATTCAAGGGTTTTCCAACATCAGATGCAAAGCTTGGAAGGTGGGTGCTGACAGCAGAGGATATATGCTTCTGGAATATAGTCATGTCTTACGTGTTTCGACTTG GGAAATGCGTATCAATCACACGAGGGGGTGGAATCTATCAAGAACACATGAATGAAGCTCTTGACGTGCTTGTCAATGGAGGCTGG GAAAAATTGCCCAAGATGATCAGCCAATTAGAAGATTGA
- the LOC120642789 gene encoding 2-oxoglutarate-dependent dioxygenase 21, chloroplastic-like, translating into MASQVGQLPPLPPSRPLPVIDLGRLSKDPAMRALAIQDIARACREQGCFQVVNHSVGKSVMNGALEAASEFFETSPEYKELFASTDIRRPIRYDTSSRDGISKARSFLKHYANPLEDWIQYWPMQPPMYRKKMGDYAVEIQRVSMQLMDAILQGLGLEPLYLQEKLENGVQFLALNNYPHFSHQGDKVGLAPHSDYGFLTILLQSSPGLEVTPHDENTWKAVPVVPGALHVHIGDHLEVLSNGQIKSLVHRAILNPDEARISIASIHGLPVDEKVRCAEELVDEKHPEMYRESSFQDFLDFLPSNINNYKRFVESLKIDRA; encoded by the exons ATGGCAAGCCAGGTTGGgcagctgccgccgctgccgccgtcgcggccactGCCAGTGATCGACCTCGGCAGGCTCAGCAAGGACCCGGCCATGCGGGCGCTTGCCATCCAGGACATTGCGCGGGCGTGCCGAGAGCAGGGATGCTTCCAG GTGGTAAACCACAGTGTCGGCAAATCCGTCATGAATGGCGCCCTTGAAGCCGCCTCGGAGTTCTTTGAAACTTCACCGGAGTACAAAGAGTTGTTCGCATCGACCGACATCCGACGGCCTATCAGGTATGACACGAGTTCGAGGGATGGGATCAGCAAAGCCAGGTCATTCCTGAAGCACTACGCCAACCCTCTGGAAGACTGGATACAGTACTGGCCAATGCAACCGCCAATGTATAG GAAGAAGATGGGGGACTATGCTGTTGAAATACAGAGAGTGTCAATGCAACTCATGGATGCTATTCTACAGGGTCTAGGACTAGAACCATTGTACCTGCAAGAAAAACTTGAGAATGGCGTGCAGTTCCTTGCCTTGAACAACTACCCACATTTTTCACATCAAGGTGACAAGGTTGGATTGGCTCCCCATTCCGATTATGGCTTCCTCACCATCCTGCTGCAGAGCTCCCCAGGACTTGAAGTGACGCCCCATGACGAGAACACCTGGAAGGCTGTCCCTGTAGTCCCTGGGGCCCTCCACGTCCATATTGGGGATCACCTGGAAGTCTTGAGCAATGGTCAGATCAAGTCCCTTGTCCATCGAGCCATACTCAATCCTGATGAAGCAAGAATTTCTATTGCCAGCATTCATGGTCTCCCCGTGGATGAAAAGGTTCGCTGTGCTGAGGAGCTAGTTGATGAGAAGCACCCAGAAATGTACAGGGAAAGTAGCTTCCAGGACTTCCTCGACTTCCTACCATCGAATATCAACAACTACAAGAGATTTGTTGAGAGCCTCAAGATCGACAGAGCTTAA
- the LOC120642782 gene encoding flavanone 3-dioxygenase 3-like isoform X2, whose translation MQRPAVVGAAGKREGGAAAGRRAVQRPTAGGLCSGRREGCAAVGELGTKRVAEEDGAANMSDSSRTIPPELLPSEDLHPLPMPVINLGHLSLDSATRYRVVDDVAKACRDLGYFQVINHGISQSVMDCALEAASDFFKLPSETKEKFASEDLRRPVRYDTSSKDSISMPRAFLKHYAHPLSEWIQYWPQQPPIYRKYMGKYASEVRMVALQLVEAIVEGLGLGKEYLNEKFHEGSQVLSVNCYAKASQSATTIGLAPHSDHGFLTILLTSCGGLEVVDPSSNIWKRVQQLPHALHVHIGDHMEVLSNGRMKTVVHRALLNPEEARISIASIHGFALHEKVTCAKELVDEENPPKYKESSFSDFLDHLTANMDNKHRNFLESLRM comes from the exons ATGCAGCGGCCGGCGGTAGTAGGAGCGGCCGGCAAGCGGgagggcggtgcggcggccggcaggaGGGCGGTGCAGCGGCCGACAGCGGGAGGGCTGTGCAGCGGCCGGCGCGAGGGCTGTGCGGCAGTCGGTGAGCTCGGCACCAAGCGGGTGGCCGAGGAAGATGGTGCAG CCAACATGTCTGACTCGTCAAGGACCATCCCTCCGGAGCTGCTCCCGTCGGAGGACCTGCATCCGCTGCCAATGCCGGTGATCAACCTCGGCCACCTCAGCCTGGATTCCGCAACCCGATACCGTGTGGTTGATGATGTTGCCAAAGCATGCCGTGATCTAGGGTACTTCCAG GTTATAAACCATGGGATCAGTCAATCTGTCATGGATTGTGCTCTTGAAGCAGCTTCAGATTTCTTCAAACTACCAAGTGAGACAAAGGAAAAGTTTGCATCGGAGGACCTTCGACGACCTGTTAGATATGATACAAGCTCAAAAGATAGCATTAGCATGCCCAGGGCATTCCTAAAGCATTATGCCCATCCACTCAGCGAATGGATTCAATATTGGCCACAGCAACCACCAATCTACAG GAAATACATGGGAAAGTATGCTTCTGAAGTAAGGATGGTGGCTTTGCAACTGGTGGAAGCAATAGTAGAAGGCCTAGGATTGGGCAAGGAATACCTGAATGAGAAATTTCATGAAGGCTCCCAAGTATTGTCAGTGAACTGCTATGCTAAAGCATCACAAAGTGCCACGACTATAGGGCTGGCTCCACATTCTGATCATGGATTTCTTACCATCTTGCTCACAAGTTGTGGGGGCCTTGAAGTTGTTGACCCCAGCAGCAACATCTGGAAAAGGGTTCAGCAACTTCCACACGCTTTGCATGTTCACATTGGTGACCACATGGAAGTTCTGAGCAATGGCAGAATGAAAACAGTTGTGCATCGTGCCCTTCTGAATCCTGAAGAAGCAAGGATTTCTATAGCTAGCATTCATGGTTTTGCACTGCATGAGAAGGTCACCTGTGCCAAGGAGCTAGTGGATGAAGAAAATCCCCCAAAGTACAAAGAGAGCAGCTTCAGCGACTTCCTGGACCATCTCACAGCTAATATGGACAACAAGCACAGGAACTTTCTCGAAAGCCTTCGAATGTAA